CGGCCCGCGACGAGCGCGACTTGGCCTTGGCCCGCGCCTTCCCACCCTGCTTCCCGCGGCCGGACATGCTGGCTCTCTCGTTCACTTCTAAGACCACCCAGCACCCGAACAGAGAAACTACCCGGCGCTCTTCAGCTATAGCCTCGCTTTCCTACCTCGCCCCGTCGCTGATAGGCTGAGAAGTAGGTCTCAACTGGGCAGCCAATGAGGAGGTGAATCGAATTCCGACCAATAAAAAAACGGCTCTAGAGAAGTTATGTCGCTGCTTGTATTCTGACCAATGAAAGTACGCAAAGGGAATTCAAGTAATTTGCATAAGAGAGCTATAAATAGATGGCACGACAGTGCTTTATCTCAGTTTGTCTCTCAGCTGTGTTGTGTGTCGTGGTTTGAGTCTCTGAGACACTCGTGTTTGGTGTGATGCCTGAGCCGGCTAAGTCCGCACCGGCGCCTAAGAAGGGCTCTAAGAAAGCCGTCaccaaaacacagaagaaaggtgACAAGAAGCGCAAGAAGAGCCGCAAGGAGAGCTACTCGATCTACGTGTACAAGGTGCTGAAGCAGGTGCACCCCGACACGGGCATCTCGTCCAAGGCCATGGGCATCATGAACTCCTTCGTCAACGACATCTTCGAGCGCATCGCGG
Above is a genomic segment from Nyctibius grandis isolate bNycGra1 chromosome 5, bNycGra1.pri, whole genome shotgun sequence containing:
- the LOC137664394 gene encoding histone H2B 1/2/3/4/6, with product MPEPAKSAPAPKKGSKKAVTKTQKKGDKKRKKSRKESYSIYVYKVLKQVHPDTGISSKAMGIMNSFVNDIFERIAGEASRLAHYNKRSTITSREIQTAVRLLLPGELAKHAVSEGTKAVTKYTSSK